Proteins found in one Streptomyces sp. NBC_00461 genomic segment:
- a CDS encoding acyl-CoA dehydrogenase family protein translates to MDFGFAAEDEEFRAEARAWLFEHAEAGQDRRVWERTLGKAGWIGLGWPEGGYGNRVATLTQQVAWAEEYARSGAPPRSGHIGENLLAPTLLAHGTDEQKARFLPPVAAGDELWCQGYSEPGAGSDLAGVRTAAVREGAYYRITGQKIWTSLAHEANWCFVLARTEPGSQRHHGLTFLLVPMDQPGCVEVRPIRQMTGTSEFNEVFFDGARARVEHVVGGEGGGWKVAMSLLGFERGVSTLAQQIGFAEELGRVVRAAVRSGAVRDPVVRERLVRQWAELRVMRWNALRTLGSSGGAGAPSVAKLLWGGWHQRLGELAMQVRGATAGVGPADWSLASPYELDAMQHQFLFSRADTIYGGSDQIQRTIIAERVLGLPREPKGGV, encoded by the coding sequence GTGGACTTCGGATTTGCCGCAGAGGATGAGGAGTTTCGAGCCGAGGCTCGGGCGTGGCTCTTCGAGCACGCCGAGGCCGGACAGGATCGGCGCGTCTGGGAGCGCACCTTGGGCAAGGCCGGGTGGATCGGTCTTGGTTGGCCCGAAGGCGGTTACGGGAATCGGGTCGCCACGCTCACCCAGCAGGTTGCCTGGGCCGAGGAGTACGCCCGGTCGGGTGCGCCCCCGCGCTCGGGCCACATCGGGGAGAACCTCCTCGCGCCCACCCTGCTGGCCCATGGCACGGACGAACAGAAGGCCCGCTTCCTGCCTCCTGTCGCCGCCGGTGACGAGCTCTGGTGCCAGGGATACAGCGAACCCGGTGCCGGTTCGGACCTGGCCGGTGTGCGGACCGCCGCCGTGCGGGAGGGGGCGTACTACCGGATCACGGGCCAGAAGATCTGGACGTCGCTGGCGCACGAGGCGAACTGGTGCTTCGTGCTGGCCCGTACCGAGCCCGGTTCGCAGCGGCACCACGGGCTGACCTTTCTGCTCGTGCCCATGGACCAGCCGGGGTGCGTCGAGGTCCGACCCATCCGGCAGATGACCGGCACGAGCGAGTTCAACGAGGTCTTCTTCGACGGGGCACGCGCGCGCGTGGAGCATGTCGTGGGCGGTGAGGGCGGCGGCTGGAAGGTGGCGATGAGTCTGCTCGGCTTCGAACGGGGGGTCTCCACGCTGGCCCAGCAGATCGGGTTCGCCGAGGAGTTGGGCCGGGTGGTGCGGGCGGCCGTGCGGTCCGGTGCCGTGCGGGATCCCGTCGTACGGGAGCGGCTGGTGCGGCAATGGGCGGAGTTGCGAGTCATGCGGTGGAACGCCCTTCGTACGCTGGGGAGTTCGGGGGGAGCCGGGGCGCCCAGTGTGGCCAAGCTGCTGTGGGGCGGCTGGCATCAGCGGCTCGGGGAGCTGGCCATGCAGGTGCGGGGGGCCACGGCCGGGGTCGGTCCGGCCGACTGGTCGCTCGCGTCGCCGTACGAACTCGACGCGATGCAGCACCAGTTCCTGTTCTCCCGGGCCGACACCATCTACGGCGGCTCGGACCAGATTCAGCGCACGATCATCGCCGAGCGCGTGCTCGGTCTGCCCAGGGAGCCCAAGGGGGGCGTCTGA
- a CDS encoding SDR family NAD(P)-dependent oxidoreductase produces the protein MGNFLAGKIVAVTGAGRGIGRAVALAAAAEGAKVVVNDYGVAMDGASPTSEVAEAVVKEIEAAGGEAVAVADDVSTMAGGQRVVDVALSSYGRLDGVVCVAGILRERMLFNMSEEEWDPVVATHLKGTFTVFRAAAAVMRGQRAGTLIGFTSGNHQGSVAQANYSAAKGGIISLVRSAALGLNKYGVSANAVAPVARTRMSANVPMELAEIGEPEDVAALVVYLLSERAKEQAITGQVYTIAGPKIAVWAQPRELRAAYASGGWTPERIAEFLPGSVGVDPMPMLSRLEALEKAARDGARPNAR, from the coding sequence GTGGGGAACTTCTTGGCAGGCAAGATCGTCGCCGTGACGGGCGCCGGGCGGGGCATCGGCCGCGCGGTGGCGCTGGCCGCGGCGGCCGAGGGAGCGAAGGTCGTCGTCAACGACTACGGCGTGGCGATGGACGGGGCCTCCCCGACGAGCGAGGTCGCCGAGGCTGTCGTCAAGGAGATCGAGGCGGCGGGCGGTGAGGCGGTCGCGGTGGCCGACGACGTCTCCACGATGGCCGGCGGGCAGCGGGTCGTCGACGTGGCCCTCTCGTCGTACGGACGGCTCGACGGTGTGGTGTGCGTGGCCGGGATTCTGCGCGAGCGGATGCTGTTCAACATGTCCGAGGAGGAGTGGGACCCGGTCGTGGCCACGCATCTCAAGGGCACGTTCACGGTGTTCCGGGCGGCCGCGGCGGTGATGCGGGGGCAACGGGCGGGGACCCTCATCGGGTTCACCAGCGGCAATCATCAGGGGTCGGTCGCGCAGGCGAACTACAGCGCCGCGAAGGGCGGGATCATCTCGCTCGTTCGCAGTGCGGCCCTGGGGCTGAACAAGTACGGGGTGAGCGCCAACGCGGTCGCGCCCGTCGCCCGTACGCGGATGTCGGCGAACGTTCCCATGGAGCTGGCGGAGATCGGGGAGCCGGAGGACGTGGCCGCCCTGGTCGTGTACCTGCTGTCGGAGCGGGCCAAGGAGCAGGCGATCACCGGGCAGGTGTACACGATCGCGGGGCCGAAGATCGCGGTGTGGGCGCAGCCTCGGGAGCTGCGTGCCGCGTACGCCTCCGGCGGGTGGACGCCGGAGCGGATCGCGGAGTTCTTGCCGGGGTCGGTGGGGGTGGATCCGATGCCGATGCTGTCGCGACTGGAGGCCCTGGAGAAGGCGGCGCGGGACGGGGCTCGGCCGAACGCCCGATGA